One window of the Allosaccharopolyspora coralli genome contains the following:
- the hutU gene encoding urocanate hydratase, with protein sequence MSAGARPVRAARGTDLTARSWNTEAPLRMLQNNLDPEVAERPDDLVVYGGTGKATRDWASFDAITRELTTLGEDETMLVQSGKPVGVMRTHEWAPRVLIANSNLVGDWATWPEFRRLDALGLTMYGQMTAGSWIYIGTQGILQGTFETFAAVAEKRFGGTLAGTLTVTAGLGGMGGAQPLAVTMNGGSTLVVECDPDRAHRRVRHGYLDEVADSLDVAIERAVAAKRERRAYSVAVIGNAAEVLPELLRRGVDADIVTDQTSAHDPLSYLPAGVELDDWDEYAAKKPDEFTDRARDSIAKHVEAMVGFLDNGAEVFDYGNSLRGEAKEGGYARAFDYPGFVPAYIRPLFCEGKGPFRWAALSGDPADIAATDRALLELFPDDDKLQRWIRMAREKVQFQGLPARICWLGYGERDRAGERFNDMVASGELTAPLALGRDHLDCGSVASPYRETEGMADGSDAIADWPLLNALVNTASGATWVSLHHGGGVGMGRSLHAGQVTVADGTPLAAQKLNRVLTNDPGMGVIRHVDAGYDRADDVAAQRGVHIPNGR encoded by the coding sequence ATGAGCGCTGGAGCCCGACCCGTGCGCGCGGCGCGCGGCACCGACCTCACCGCCCGCAGCTGGAACACCGAGGCGCCGCTGCGGATGCTGCAGAACAACCTCGACCCCGAGGTCGCCGAACGCCCGGACGACCTCGTCGTCTACGGCGGAACCGGCAAAGCCACCCGGGACTGGGCGAGTTTCGACGCCATCACCCGCGAACTCACCACGCTCGGCGAGGACGAGACGATGCTGGTGCAGTCCGGCAAGCCCGTCGGCGTGATGCGCACCCACGAGTGGGCGCCGCGGGTGCTCATCGCGAACTCGAACCTCGTCGGCGACTGGGCGACGTGGCCGGAGTTCCGTCGTCTCGACGCGCTCGGGCTGACGATGTACGGGCAGATGACCGCCGGATCCTGGATCTACATCGGCACGCAGGGGATTCTGCAGGGCACGTTCGAAACTTTCGCCGCTGTGGCGGAGAAGCGCTTCGGCGGGACGCTGGCGGGAACGCTGACGGTCACCGCGGGACTCGGCGGAATGGGCGGCGCGCAGCCGTTGGCGGTCACGATGAACGGCGGCTCGACGCTTGTCGTCGAGTGCGACCCGGACCGGGCGCATCGCCGTGTACGGCACGGATACCTCGACGAAGTCGCCGACTCGCTCGACGTCGCGATCGAGCGGGCCGTGGCGGCCAAGCGCGAGCGCCGCGCGTACTCGGTCGCCGTCATCGGCAACGCCGCCGAGGTGCTCCCTGAGCTGCTGCGCAGGGGTGTCGACGCCGACATCGTCACCGACCAGACCTCGGCGCACGACCCGCTGTCGTACCTTCCCGCCGGTGTCGAGCTCGATGACTGGGACGAGTACGCGGCCAAGAAGCCCGACGAGTTCACCGACAGGGCACGGGATTCCATCGCCAAGCACGTCGAGGCGATGGTGGGTTTCCTGGACAACGGTGCCGAGGTCTTCGACTACGGCAACTCGCTGCGCGGCGAAGCCAAGGAAGGCGGCTACGCCCGTGCCTTCGACTACCCGGGATTCGTGCCCGCCTACATTCGCCCGCTGTTCTGCGAAGGCAAAGGCCCGTTCCGGTGGGCGGCGCTGTCCGGCGATCCCGCCGACATCGCGGCCACCGACCGGGCACTGCTGGAGCTGTTCCCCGACGACGACAAGCTCCAGCGCTGGATCCGGATGGCGCGGGAAAAGGTCCAGTTCCAGGGGCTGCCCGCACGGATCTGCTGGCTCGGTTACGGCGAGCGTGACCGAGCAGGGGAGCGGTTCAACGACATGGTCGCCTCCGGTGAGCTGACGGCACCGTTGGCGCTGGGACGCGACCACCTGGACTGCGGCTCGGTCGCCTCCCCGTACCGCGAAACCGAGGGCATGGCCGACGGGTCCGACGCCATCGCCGACTGGCCGCTGCTGAACGCGCTGGTCAACACGGCCTCCGGAGCGACGTGGGTGTCGCTGCACCACGGCGGTGGTGTCGGAATGGGGCGCTCGCTGCACGCCGGCCAGGTCACGGTCGCCGACGGGACGCCGCTCGCGGCGCAGAAGCTGAACCGGGTCCTGACCAACGATCCGGGTATGGGCGTCATCCGCCACGTCGACGCCGGATACGACCGGGCGGACGACGTCGCCGCACAGCGCGGAGTGCACATCCCGAACGGTCGCTGA
- a CDS encoding allantoate amidohydrolase, whose protein sequence is MSSPTDLLAEITTVGADGARGGYSRHVFDRSEHELREWFTGQAEKRGLQVTTDRNANVWAWWGEPAPDAVVTGSHLDSVPGGGAFDGPLGVACSLTAIDLLRAEGFEPSRPVAVSVFAEEEGSRFGVPCLGSRLLTGAIDPDVARDLRDPDGVTFAEAMRSSGLAPDHVGRDDESLGRIGQFVELHVEQGRGLVDLDRSVAVASSILAHGRWRFRFRGQGNHAGATLMDDRSDPMLPAAQLVSATRRAAFTRDGSRATVGRLVPTPGGTNVIASTVDVWLDARSEHGEHVGEIVGELTEVAQQIAVDEGCTVQVSEESYTPTVSFEAGFRDDLSGLLDAPTLPTGAGHDAGVLAATTPTAMLFVRNPTGISHAPDEFAEAGDCLDGTRALARTLRHLAA, encoded by the coding sequence GTGAGTTCACCCACCGATCTGCTCGCCGAGATCACCACGGTCGGCGCCGACGGCGCGCGCGGCGGTTACAGCAGGCACGTTTTCGACCGGTCCGAGCACGAGCTGCGGGAATGGTTCACCGGCCAGGCCGAGAAACGCGGTTTGCAGGTCACCACGGACCGCAACGCGAACGTGTGGGCGTGGTGGGGTGAACCGGCACCCGACGCCGTCGTCACCGGGAGCCACCTCGACTCCGTTCCCGGCGGCGGCGCCTTCGACGGCCCGCTCGGCGTGGCGTGCTCGCTCACGGCGATCGACCTGCTCCGGGCCGAGGGTTTCGAACCCTCGCGGCCGGTGGCGGTGTCGGTGTTCGCGGAGGAGGAGGGATCCCGGTTCGGCGTGCCGTGCCTGGGGTCCCGCCTGCTGACCGGCGCGATCGACCCGGACGTCGCGCGCGACTTGCGCGACCCCGACGGCGTCACCTTCGCCGAGGCGATGAGGTCTTCCGGGCTCGCTCCCGACCACGTCGGACGCGACGACGAGTCACTCGGGCGCATCGGACAGTTCGTCGAGCTGCACGTCGAGCAGGGGCGGGGACTGGTCGACCTCGACCGCTCGGTGGCCGTCGCCTCCAGCATCCTCGCGCACGGGCGGTGGCGATTCCGGTTCCGCGGTCAGGGAAACCACGCGGGGGCCACGCTGATGGACGACCGGAGTGACCCGATGCTGCCCGCCGCGCAACTCGTCTCCGCCACCCGGCGCGCGGCCTTCACACGAGACGGTTCCCGTGCCACGGTCGGCAGACTCGTGCCGACTCCCGGTGGAACGAACGTGATCGCCTCCACTGTGGACGTCTGGCTCGACGCACGCAGCGAGCACGGTGAACACGTAGGGGAGATCGTCGGCGAACTCACCGAGGTTGCCCAGCAGATCGCCGTCGACGAGGGCTGCACCGTCCAGGTGTCGGAGGAGTCCTACACACCGACGGTGTCGTTCGAAGCCGGGTTCCGCGACGACCTCTCGGGTCTGCTCGACGCCCCGACACTGCCGACCGGTGCAGGGCACGACGCCGGAGTGCTCGCGGCCACGACACCGACCGCGATGCTGTTCGTCCGAAACCCCACCGGGATCAGCCACGCGCCCGACGAGTTCGCCGAAGCAGGCGACTGCCTCGACGGAACCCGTGCGCTGGCCCGAACTCTGCGACACTTGGCGGCCTGA
- the hutI gene encoding imidazolonepropionase: MASTVITGIGELPTQDDELGTLTGAAIVLDGDRVAWVGPESQAPEGDERVDVEGRAVLPGWVDSHTHLVFAGDRTAEFAARMNGEPYRAGGIAVTVEATRAATDEDLAETVRRHVDEAAAQGTTCVETKTGYGLTVADELRAARVAAGVADEVTFLGAHLVPPGEDADDYVDLVCGDMLDAVAPHVRWCDVFCESGAFDEDQSRRVLLAAKKRGLGLRVHGNQLGSGPGIRLAVETEAASVDHCTYLEQSDVDALAGSETVATLLPACDLSTRQPLPDARRLLDAGATVALASNCNPGSSYTSSMAYCVTTAVLQMRMTVDEAVRAATWGGARALRRETGDGAVGVVRPGARADLHVLDAPSSSWLAYRPGVPLTHAVWRSGRTVA, from the coding sequence ATGGCAAGCACTGTTATTACCGGGATCGGCGAACTGCCCACGCAGGACGACGAACTGGGCACTCTGACCGGCGCCGCGATCGTCCTCGACGGCGACAGGGTCGCCTGGGTCGGCCCCGAATCGCAGGCGCCCGAAGGTGACGAACGGGTCGACGTCGAGGGGCGCGCGGTGCTGCCCGGCTGGGTCGACAGCCATACGCACCTCGTGTTCGCCGGAGACCGGACGGCGGAGTTCGCCGCCCGCATGAACGGCGAGCCCTATCGTGCCGGTGGCATCGCGGTGACCGTCGAGGCGACCCGCGCGGCCACCGACGAGGACCTGGCCGAGACGGTGCGCCGTCACGTCGACGAAGCCGCCGCCCAGGGAACCACCTGCGTCGAGACGAAAACCGGCTACGGGCTCACCGTGGCGGACGAACTTCGAGCCGCGCGCGTCGCCGCCGGGGTCGCCGACGAAGTGACCTTCCTCGGCGCACACCTCGTCCCGCCCGGCGAGGACGCCGACGACTACGTCGACCTCGTCTGCGGGGACATGCTCGACGCGGTGGCCCCGCACGTGCGCTGGTGCGACGTGTTCTGCGAGTCCGGGGCTTTCGACGAGGACCAGTCCCGCCGGGTACTGCTCGCCGCGAAGAAGCGCGGGCTCGGGCTGCGAGTACACGGCAACCAACTCGGGTCCGGTCCGGGGATTCGTCTCGCCGTCGAAACCGAGGCGGCCAGCGTCGACCACTGCACGTACCTCGAACAGTCCGATGTGGACGCGCTCGCCGGGTCGGAGACGGTGGCCACGCTGCTGCCTGCTTGTGATCTCTCGACGCGGCAACCACTTCCGGACGCTCGTCGCCTCCTCGACGCCGGTGCGACCGTGGCGCTCGCGTCGAACTGCAACCCCGGGTCGTCGTACACCTCGTCGATGGCGTACTGCGTCACCACGGCAGTGCTCCAGATGCGCATGACCGTGGACGAAGCGGTACGAGCCGCGACGTGGGGCGGAGCGCGGGCGCTGCGGCGCGAGACCGGAGACGGAGCGGTCGGCGTCGTCCGGCCGGGCGCGCGCGCCGACCTGCACGTGCTCGACGCCCCGAGCTCGTCGTGGCTGGCCTACCGTCCCGGCGTTCCGCTCACCCACGCCGTGTGGCGCTCCGGCCGCACTGTGGCGTAG
- a CDS encoding formimidoylglutamate deiminase, with translation MTTTYWCEHAWLPSGVVHGAVLEIEDAHITAVERAKSPPPHAETLWGLTIPGLANAHSHAFHRALRGRTSGGRGTFWTWRDQMYAVAENLDPDRYYQLARAVYAEMVLAGMTSVGEFHYLHHAPGGRGYDDPNAMNTALVAAASDAGIRLTLLDTCYLAGGFGADVTGVQWRYTDGDVDGWLSRVDKSAIGSDSVLLGAAIHSVRAVPSAAIEDVAGWAHRNEVPLHVHLSEQRAENAACLAAHGCTPTELLDRHGALGAATTAVHATHLAAADTALLGSSRTGVCLCPTTESDLADGIGPATELAVAGSPLSVGSDGHSVIDPFTEIQAVEGNTRLSTETRGSFGPADLLDIGAESGQRSLGWHDAGRLDVGARADFVTIGLDSPRLAGVPAETALVAARGDDVHHVVVDGRIVVRDRGHHAFPDLGRSLADAIEAVT, from the coding sequence ATGACGACGACGTACTGGTGCGAACACGCGTGGCTACCGAGCGGGGTGGTCCACGGCGCCGTCCTCGAGATCGAGGACGCACACATCACCGCGGTGGAACGCGCGAAGTCACCGCCGCCGCACGCGGAAACCCTGTGGGGATTGACGATTCCGGGCTTGGCCAACGCGCATTCGCACGCTTTCCACCGCGCACTTCGCGGCCGGACCTCGGGCGGACGCGGCACGTTCTGGACGTGGCGGGACCAGATGTATGCCGTCGCGGAGAACCTCGACCCGGACCGCTATTACCAGCTCGCCCGCGCGGTGTACGCGGAAATGGTGTTGGCGGGCATGACCTCCGTCGGCGAGTTCCACTACCTGCACCACGCGCCGGGCGGCCGCGGCTACGACGATCCCAACGCCATGAACACCGCCCTCGTCGCCGCCGCCTCCGACGCCGGGATTCGCTTGACGCTGCTCGACACCTGCTATCTCGCAGGCGGGTTCGGCGCCGACGTCACCGGTGTGCAATGGCGCTACACCGACGGTGACGTCGACGGTTGGTTGTCCCGAGTGGACAAATCCGCGATCGGCTCGGACAGCGTGTTGCTCGGAGCGGCCATCCATTCGGTTCGCGCCGTCCCGTCCGCGGCGATCGAGGACGTCGCAGGGTGGGCCCACCGCAACGAAGTTCCGCTCCACGTCCATCTGTCCGAACAGCGTGCGGAGAACGCCGCGTGCCTCGCAGCACACGGTTGCACCCCGACCGAACTGCTCGACCGTCACGGCGCACTCGGTGCCGCCACGACCGCCGTGCACGCCACGCATCTCGCGGCCGCCGACACGGCGCTGCTCGGGAGCAGCCGCACGGGTGTGTGCCTGTGCCCGACGACCGAGAGCGACCTCGCCGACGGGATCGGGCCTGCCACCGAACTCGCCGTCGCCGGAAGCCCGCTGTCGGTGGGCAGCGACGGGCACTCCGTCATCGACCCGTTCACCGAGATCCAAGCGGTCGAAGGTAACACGCGACTCAGCACCGAGACGCGGGGCAGCTTCGGGCCGGCCGACCTCCTCGACATCGGTGCCGAGTCGGGGCAACGTTCGCTCGGATGGCACGACGCCGGACGCCTCGACGTGGGGGCCCGGGCCGACTTCGTGACGATCGGACTGGACAGTCCGCGACTCGCCGGTGTCCCCGCCGAGACCGCTCTCGTCGCCGCACGCGGCGATGACGTCCACCACGTCGTCGTCGACGGCCGCATCGTCGTCCGCGACCGCGGGCACCACGCGTTCCCGGATCTCGGGCGGTCCCTCGCCGACGCCATCGAGGCCGTCACCTGA